TGGCGGGCGCCCGGTGCTGGGCATCTGTGTTGGTTTGCAGGTGCTGTTCGACGCCAGCGTGGAACACGGCGTGCGTGAGAACGGCATGGGGGAGTGGCCGGGGACGGTAGAACTTCTGCCGGCCACCGTGGTCCCGCACATGGGCTGGAACACGGTCACAGTGCCGGAAGGGTCAATGCTGTTTGAGGGCGTCGAGGCAGAGCGTTTTTACTTTGTGCACTCCTACGGGGTGCAAAAGTGGGACTTCGATGTGGCCCAGCCCAAAATGAAGCCCCCCATGGTGACCTGGTCCGAACACGGTGCACCCTTCATTGCTGCGGTGGAAAACGGTCCGTTGTGTGCCACTCAGTTCCACCCGGAGAAGTCAGGCGACGCCGGTGCCCGGTTGCTGCGTAACTGGGTCCAGTCGCTTCGAAAAGGGGCACGCTAGATGTGGTCTTTACTCTTGATGGGCCTTGCCGGCCTTCTCATCGGCGGTTGCTACACGTTTTACCAGCAAAAGTCGCCGCGCTGGATTCCTATTAGTTTTGCTTTTCTTGCCGTCATGGCATTGCTGGCCGCGTACTTGTTCACGCTCTAGAGCCGGCGTGCTTCACCCCATTCACCACATACGTTGAGGACCCGATGACCACCACAGCCCCCATCCTGGAATTGCTGCCCGCCGTTGATGTTGCCGACGGGCAGGCCGTGCGCCTTGTCCAAGGCGAGGCCGGTTCGGAAACCTGCTATGGCTCCCCGCTCGAGGCGGCCATGAACTGGCAGAACGACGGCGCACAATGGGTTCACCTGGTGGACCTGGACGCTGCTTTTGGCCGGGGCTCCAACCTGGCACTGATGCGCGACGTCGTGCAAGCGCTCAGCGTCAAGGTGGAGCTGTCCGGCGGCATCCGTGACGACGCCTCGTTGGAAGGGGCCCTGGAACTCGGTGTCGCCCGTGTCAACTTGGGGACTGCGGCCCTAGAAAACCCGGAGTGGACGGCCAAGGTCATCGAACGCTTCGGTGAGAAGATCGCCGTCGGACTTGACGTCCGCGGCACCACGCTGGCAGGACGCGGCTGGACCAAGGAAGGCGGGGACCTCTGGGAGGTTCTGGCCCGTTTGGAAGACGCAGGGTGTGCCCGCTACGTGGTCACCGACGTCACCAAGGATGGCACCTTGCGCGGCCCCAACGTGGAACTGTTGCGTGAAATGTGCGCCCGCACGTCCAAGCCCGTGGTGGCCTCGGGCGGGATTTCTAGCCTTGAGGACCTGCGCGTGCTGCGCGAACTCGTGGGCGACGGTGTAGAGGGCGCCATTGTCGGCAAGGCCCTGTACGCCGGAAAATTCACCTTGCCCGAAGCCCTTGACGTGGCTGGCCGCCGCTAATCATCATGCCTGAAGCTTCCAAGAAACAGTTGCCGGCACACATTGCATCAGCCTTGGCCGGGGCCGGCGGAGCCACTGACTCCGCCGGCCGGCCATGGACTGGACGGGCGCTGCCTGAGGGGGAGCGGTACCACAACTTTCAGGACGACGACGGTTCCGCCGACCCCCGCTTCATGGAGGCCATGGTGCAGCTGCTTGCCGGGACCGGGGCCGAGTCCGACGTGGTCGCCTCCCTCGCCACGGCACGAGTCTTTATCCCCATCGTCGCCCAGCTGGCTGAGCAGGCGGTGGGGGAGCACGGCCTTGTCTCCGACAAGGAATCGGACATGGCATTGGTAACGGTTCAGGCACCGGACGGTCGGCGGGCGTTACCGGTGTTCACCCACTCCGAAGCCTTGAAGCGGTGGCTCCCAGAGGCCCGACCCGTTGCCGTGTACACCGCCCGGGCGGCACTGTCAGCTGTCGCCGAGGAGGCTCAGCTGCTGGTCTTGGACCCCGGTTCGGAAAGACCGTTTGTGGTGCGCCGTCCCGCCATGTGGGCGCTGGCGCAGCAACAGGATTGGGTTCCCAGCTATGCCGACAGCAGCGTGACACAGGTATTACTGGACTCTGTGTCGGCCGTGGGCAACCCCGCAGTGGTGGGTATTTCCGCTGGCGCCGGCCAGGGCATAGAATCCCTGTGGGACAATAAAACTGAACCGTCTGGACGGTTAGTGGCTGGCGGAGGTGTCGGCCCCGAACTGGCCGTCACTATCACCTTGCTACCGGGGCTCGATCAGCTGGCCGTGGCAGGTGTTCTGAACGCGTTGCAGAATTTCTGGGCCGGGAACGAGTATTTTGCCCAGGCCGTTGATTCGATCAAAGTGCGGTTGCGTCACCCCGGCCCCAACGGCTAACACCATCGCAGCGTGGCCCTGGCGCTCTCTTGTGATGGATCACAAGAGAGAAGTATTGACGTGAATTTTGCCAGCTACCGCGAGATCCTCGCGGTCGGCTCCGTGCGCCGGCTGATTTTGATAGCCATGATCGCCCGGATCCCGCACGCCGCGGCAGGCGTGCTGTTGACGCTACACGTGGTGCAGACCATGGGCCTTTCCTACGCTGCTGCTGGCGGCGTTGCCGCGGCCATCACTATCGGCATGGCTGTCGGTGCACCATGGCGCGGACGGCAAGTTGATATCTACGGGCTGCGACGGGCGCTGATCCCCTCGGTCATCGCCGAGGTTCTCGTCTGGTCGGTCGCCCCGTTCCTGAGCTACCAGTTGTTAGTGATTGCCGCGGTGATAGGCGGGCTCTTCGCCGTCCCGATCTTCTCTGTGGTCCGCCAGGCACTTGGTGTCATGGTTCCGCAGGAGCAACGTCGGACGGCCTACGCCCTGGACTCCATGGGTGCGGAAATAACGTTCATGGTAGGTCCGGCCGCCGGTGTGATGCTCGCGACAACCATTCACACCGTGGTGGGCCTGATCATCATCGGGGTGTCCTCGGCCCTGGCTGGCCTGTTGCTGATGTGGACAAATCCGCCCACACGTACGGGCCAACCGGGCGCGTATGTCGCCAAGACGGCCAGCCCGGTAGTTGTCCTTGATGGTGGCCTGGTGAAGATCGTCGAAGGTAGCACCAAGATTTCCGGCAATGTCTTTGGCAATTTCTGGGGAAACACCCGCAATAACCTCTCATGGGTGAACCTGTCGGTGTTAGCGGTCCTGGGTGCCTCTCTCGGTGCGGGTCTGGTGCTCTCGGGCACCGACGTCGGCATGGTGGCCACGCTGCGGGCCACCGACCAGGTGGGCGATCTGGGTATTGTGTTCTTCTTCTGGTGTGGCGCGTCACTGCTCGGTGGATTGATCTATGGAGCGCTGAAACGATCCATCAACCCGCTTTGGCTGCTTGGCGCCATGGCCATACTGACCATCCCCATGGGATTCGCCACGAATGCCTGGACCCTTGGACTGCTGTCCATCCTGCCGGGCATGCTGTGCGCACCGGTGTTGACCTCCAGCGCCGAACACATCGCCGATCTCGTGGAGGAGCGCCGCCGCGGGGAGGCCATGGGCTGGTATGGCTCATCCATGACCATCGGTA
This region of Arthrobacter alpinus genomic DNA includes:
- the hisH gene encoding imidazole glycerol phosphate synthase subunit HisH, whose translation is MSAESPDTTGSPKPTVTVLDYGSGNVRSAVRALERAGAQVTLSAKPDDVLNADGLVVPGVGAFGSVMAELKGVDALRMIGRRVAGGRPVLGICVGLQVLFDASVEHGVRENGMGEWPGTVELLPATVVPHMGWNTVTVPEGSMLFEGVEAERFYFVHSYGVQKWDFDVAQPKMKPPMVTWSEHGAPFIAAVENGPLCATQFHPEKSGDAGARLLRNWVQSLRKGAR
- a CDS encoding MFS transporter; the protein is MNFASYREILAVGSVRRLILIAMIARIPHAAAGVLLTLHVVQTMGLSYAAAGGVAAAITIGMAVGAPWRGRQVDIYGLRRALIPSVIAEVLVWSVAPFLSYQLLVIAAVIGGLFAVPIFSVVRQALGVMVPQEQRRTAYALDSMGAEITFMVGPAAGVMLATTIHTVVGLIIIGVSSALAGLLLMWTNPPTRTGQPGAYVAKTASPVVVLDGGLVKIVEGSTKISGNVFGNFWGNTRNNLSWVNLSVLAVLGASLGAGLVLSGTDVGMVATLRATDQVGDLGIVFFFWCGASLLGGLIYGALKRSINPLWLLGAMAILTIPMGFATNAWTLGLLSILPGMLCAPVLTSSAEHIADLVEERRRGEAMGWYGSSMTIGSAMGAPFAGAMIDSIGPWAGFVIIGVIAGALAVSGLLVQRVLRNRRTVSTLDDFEDLLGEAEPV
- the priA gene encoding bifunctional 1-(5-phosphoribosyl)-5-((5-phosphoribosylamino)methylideneamino)imidazole-4-carboxamide isomerase/phosphoribosylanthranilate isomerase PriA, coding for MTTTAPILELLPAVDVADGQAVRLVQGEAGSETCYGSPLEAAMNWQNDGAQWVHLVDLDAAFGRGSNLALMRDVVQALSVKVELSGGIRDDASLEGALELGVARVNLGTAALENPEWTAKVIERFGEKIAVGLDVRGTTLAGRGWTKEGGDLWEVLARLEDAGCARYVVTDVTKDGTLRGPNVELLREMCARTSKPVVASGGISSLEDLRVLRELVGDGVEGAIVGKALYAGKFTLPEALDVAGRR
- a CDS encoding SseB family protein — its product is MPEASKKQLPAHIASALAGAGGATDSAGRPWTGRALPEGERYHNFQDDDGSADPRFMEAMVQLLAGTGAESDVVASLATARVFIPIVAQLAEQAVGEHGLVSDKESDMALVTVQAPDGRRALPVFTHSEALKRWLPEARPVAVYTARAALSAVAEEAQLLVLDPGSERPFVVRRPAMWALAQQQDWVPSYADSSVTQVLLDSVSAVGNPAVVGISAGAGQGIESLWDNKTEPSGRLVAGGGVGPELAVTITLLPGLDQLAVAGVLNALQNFWAGNEYFAQAVDSIKVRLRHPGPNG